CAGCCTCCACGACGACCCACGGTCAGCCTCCACACCGCCAGAGACAAAAAAGCCCGGGCCTCTCGGCCCGGGCTTTTTCTCATGTCACGTGATCTCGGCGTTTTTTACAAAACGCCTTCTCAATCACGCGACGCTTTTGGCTGCTTCACCCGATGTCGATGCGTTTTTAAGGCATCGACACCTTCGTATGAAGCGGCTCCGTCGAAGAAGACCTGCGTCATTTAAGACGTCATCGATCTTTTTCGACCTGTCATGCAAGACCTGCGTCACTTAAGACGTCAACAGCCTCACACAACCTCTGGCGCTTTCGTTTCAACGTTTGCGTCATTTAAGACGTCGACACGTCAATTCGAACCCTTCAACCCCAGATGCTGCTAACTTAACAACACCATCTGAAGCCTGCGCCGCCACGAAGCGTCGTCCTCTCTTCGTGACTTAATATCAATGTGCGCACATATCTCCGACCACCAACTCTTTTCATCCTTTTCAGCCCGAAAACCTCCCCACGTCCTCACGAATCGACCCACACCGCGAACCACCGCGCCACACAACAACCCAACCACACAACCACACAACCACAACCCGCAAACCTCCCCACGCCCTCACGAATCGACCCACACCGCGAACCCCCACGCCCCCTCAGCGCGGCTGAATCAGCTGCACTTCGCGCCCGGCCGCCCAGGCGTCGTAGTCCACCCTTACCTCGTCGTGCTCCACCACGCAGGGAAGCTCAACCCGGGCCCGGGCGCTGCCTACAAGCCTGAGATCTGCGGGAATCAGGGTGCTCAGGCTTCCCTGCTCCGGGGGCAACGTCGACGACGCCGGGCTGGCCTCCGAGGGGTTCAGACGCAGCGCGAAAGCTCCGGGCGATGTGCTGAAATCAAGGACGCCGGTCACGCGTCGCCCCTCCCGATGCCAGGTGGCCTCAAGGCCCGCTGCCTCATAGCGGCCCTCCACCAACACGGGGATCTCAAGGGTGGTGAGCCCCTCGTCTCCGGGGGCCTTCTGCCCCGGGCAGAGAAGCCCGGTCTGCTCCAGGCTCTGGCGCTCGCTGGCCAGCTGCACCACCAGCTCACCCAGACTCTCGGGCGAGGGGGCCTGGCCATCGCCCGGGAGCGCGTCGGACCACTGCACGATCAGACGGGCGCCGTTGACCAGCGCGATGCGTACCCCGGAGCGCTCATCGCCCAGAGGGCTTGAGCACCGGGTCCAGTCCCGGGATGCAGCGCGTGCGGCGTCGCTACGGGGAACCTGGCGAGCGTCGACGACCATGCTCTCCCGCGCGCGGACCGCGCTCCCCTCACAGGTCAACTCATAGTCAATCCGTCCGCTCAGACGCTCAAAGTTCCAGCTCTCTCGCCGCGCCACGCCCCGCTCGGCCATGAATTCCTGATGGTGCCTCTCGATGGGGCGCGCCTCGGGCACATCGTAGCTGAAGGAATCAAACACCACGTTCGACGCCGAGCCACTTGTGCGCTGCTCGGTGAGCTGACCGTGGGTCAGCTTGACCTCATGAACCACGCGCCCCTCCGGGCAGGGGCGCGCGATAAGACGCGCCTCGCGAGCCTGCAGATCGACACGGTAGACCTCCGAGAGCTCGCAGGTATCGCTCGTATTCAACGGGCCCCATCGCAGCGTCACCACGTAGAGGGACTCGATGACCGATCCGGGGCGCTGACCGGCTGGCCCCGGCTCGCAGTCATCCTCACCCGCACAGATCAGCGCGGGACGCCCCCCTTGCACCGCCTGGGCCTGGGCCAGCTCGCAGCCATCGACCCCATCGCAGAGCGTGGCGACTGCCTCCTCCAGCGTCCAGGGGGCCACCCGATCCTGGCGTGGTGCGGGCTCTGGCGAGTCCGGACGCGACGTCGCCCCGCGGGCACATCCCACCAAAAACCCCATCGCCACCATGCCTGCCATCATCGCGTTTCGTGTCATCGCGCTCACCCTCATGTCCATCGCATTGCCATCATCGCATTGCCATCATCGGAGCGCCCCTTGCGGCGCAGACTCGGGCGCACCTGCGTCACTCGCCGCGCCAGAGTCTACGCCGCAAGGGGTTCCCGGGACAAAGGCCCTGCCCGGCGGCTCTTTCCCCGGATGACGCCGCGTCGTTTGACTGCTAGGAGCATGCTTCCCCCCTTTCGGGGCGATCGAGCGCGTGGTCCGACCCACGCGTTTCCCCCCTTCCCTCCCCCTCTCACCCGACGAGCCTGACGATGACCGACGCCCGACTGACACACGACCTGGTAGACCGTTCCGGGAACATCTGCGAGCTCTGCGGCGCCCACCACGAGCTTGCCCCCTTCGGAGTGGCCCCCTTCGAGGCCGAGAGCGCCGAACACGCCGCCCTGCTCTGCGCCGGCTGCCGCACCCAGATCAGCGGCGAGGACGCCGAACTCGATCCGACCCACTGGTTCTGCCTGCAGGAGGCCATCTGGAGCCCGGTGGCACCGGTGCAGGTTTTGAGCTACCGGCTCTTGCACAGGCTGGCCCCCCGCGCCACCTGGGCGGCCGACCTGCTGGCCCAGGCCTACCTCCCCGACGAGGTGCTTGCCTGGGCCGAAGAGGGAATCCACACCCCCGACGATGACGCCCCGCGCACCCTCGACAGCAACGGCACCGAGCTCAGCGAGGGCGACGCCGTCACCCTGATCAAAGACCTCGACGTCAAAGGCACCTCCTTTGTGGCCAAGCGCGGCACCCTGGTCAAAGGCATCCACCTCACCGACAACCCCGAACACGTCGAGGGCCGCGTCAACGGCACGGTGATCGTGCTCAAGACGATGTTTTTGAAGAAGGCCTGAGCCGGCGGGGTCTCGCCGGGGGTTTGCGATATGGGGAGTTGGTGCGGGTGCCGGGGGTTCGCGGGTTGTGGTTGGGTGGTTGGGTGGTTGTGAGACGCCGGGGGTTTGCGATGTGGGTCGATTCGTGAGCGCGTTGGCGGGTTCGCGCGTTCGAGATCCAGCCCGAGTTCGAGTTCGAGATCGAGATCGAGTTCGAGTTCCGGCCCGAGAGCACGCCCGAGATCGAGATCGAGATCGAGATCGAGTTCGAGTTCGAGTTCGAGTTCGAGTTCGAGATCGAGATCCAGCCCCACCAGCCCTCCCCACCCACACGCTTCGCCCCATCCGAGCTCCGACAGCCCTCCAAAACCGAACCCCGAACGCCATTCCTCCCGGCTCACCTCCCCCCTGACCCGTACCGCCAACGCCATCCTACCCGGGTCACCTCCCCCCCGCTCCGTACCTTGAACGCTATCCCACCCGGCCCGCCTCCCCCAAACTGTACCTCGAACGGCTTCCGAGCGTAGCTAAGCCTCCCGGGCCGTCCCCTCTGCGATCGAGGAAGGCAGAATAGATGAGGGCATCGAACCCGTGAGTTACACAAAATACTTTACAGTCCCTTTTTTCCCTCCAGTTTGACCACAAAATTTTCCTTCCAGTTTGACCACAAAATTTTCCTTCCAGTTTGACCACAAAACCAGACGGCACGCGGGTTCCATCGGTGCTCACCACCAACGAGGCGTAAACGGCCAACCCCAACCCAAAAACCATCCCCATCACCCCAAAACCCTCACCCCAAAACATCACCCATCCAACTGATGCCTCACATCATGACAAACATGGCACAAGGTCACCAAATTACCTTCTGTATTCGAGCCCCCATCAGCGTGATGCTCGATATGATGAAGCTCAAGGTGCCGAGGATCCGACGGGTTCCACTCTTCATAAGTCCAACCGCAGTCCTGACATTGATAGCTGTCTCGTCGTAACACCTGGCGACGCGTACTATCCGAGATATATCGGTCATGGGCGGGGAGCTGACGCTCATCTTCGAGCACGTAGATACCTGCCGCCAGATCAGGACGCCCGGAAAAGCGAGTAGAGATCGACCACCCCTCTTCCGTGCGCAGCTCCCGAACGCGCCGCGCCCACTCGGAGCCCTTTCTGGCGACATACTTGAGCTCTTCGCCGGTCACCTCTTCACCGACGTTGTGCCTTAAGTAGAGTAGAATTCGATCTTTGATCCCCAGGTCTTTGCGCTTACGGATATCGTTTGCCAATTTCCAACGCTTGGCGCCATTTCGATCTTGAGTGGTGCTGAGAAGAACATAGTCGTCGGGCCGCATAGCCTCGACGTCCACCCGGTCGAGCGGGAACTCTCCTTCTTCTTGCATATCCCTCGCCGTTATGCCGCTAACAATCGGCTACCCCTGTTCCACTCGTAACTCGCGAACCCTGCGCGCCCACTCGCTGATCCCGGCAACAGCCTTAAGCTCTTGTCCAGAAACGACCTGGCGCGGATAGTGCTGCAAATACTCCAATATCCGCCCCCGTGCCGATTCACTTTGAAGCAAAGAGGTCCCCAATTTGCCCAGAGCCGCTTGCGCTGGTACCAGGGCCCGAACCTGGGCGCGAAGATCGTCGTTCTGAAGCTCGTGTTCAAACGCATCTAGCAACTCGAGAAGCTGTGCGCGCAGCTCCTCCGAAGTACGACGCTCACTCATAAATAACCTTTACCTACATCTTCACCCAAGAGCTCTTGAAAAAGAGCGTTCGTGTTATCCACGTATGTTTTTGTCGTTTGTCCACTTAACGTGCGCTGAACTTCATTCGCAATGGCCTCGGCAAGTAGTGGGGGCACCGCATTTCCAATTTGAGTGGAGAGCGCATTGCGTGCCTTTCCGCAAAACACGAAGTCATCTGGAAAAGACTGGAGCCTCGCCCCTTCTCTCAGGGTTATAGGCCGATGTTGGACCGGGTGCAGGTACCGCCCTTTCTCCGGTTTATAAAACTCGGTCCGGACGGTAACGGAGGGCTTATCCCACCACAGACGCCCGAAGAGATCGGTGCCGCCGGACTTCTTCTTTTTCCAGCAATTCGGCGTGATATCAGGTCGATTGGCCAACAGATCAAATCGATTCCCGCCGGGAGGCACTGCTTTATAGCGCTCCATGCTCTTCGCGGTCGGATTACGATTTACATGCAGGTCATGGACCCCTCGTCGTTTAACGACGTCGCCTTCCGGCTCAGGCAAATCTCCAATCGCGTCTTTAACCGTTCGCCAGGGCCGAAGACCCAGCTCTTCACGACGTTGAGCAGACACGTTCTTCAACACACTTGGATTCAGGTGGGAGGGGCGAGGAAGCGAGATGGGGCCCACCCGAGATGCCATCAAAATCGTGCGATGACGCAGCTGGGGCGCACCATAATCCGCCGCCGTCAGCACGTGCGCCGTGACGTGAGCGAAACCCAGCTCACGAAGGCGCTCAAGGATCTGCTGAAACTCCGGCGAGGATATGAGCTGACGGACGTTCTCCATGACGACGACTCGGGCTCCCGATAGCCGCACCGCCTCCATGAAGTACCACCAGAGTTCGCGCCGCTCATCGCCCGCTTTTTTCTTGTTTAACAGCGAGAACCCCTGGCAGGGGGGCCCCCCGATCACGACGTCGGCTGCGGGCACATCGACGCCCGCTTCAAAAAGCTCGCGAACATCCGCGCATACCGAGTGTGCACCATCGGCGTCGAAATTCGCGCGATACGAGTCGATCGCATTCGCGTCGTAATCAACAGCCCAGACGGGCTCAAATCGGCCGTGAATCTCCTCTCTCGTGGACGTCGGTTTGACGAAACCGAGCGTCATCCCGCCACATCCGCTGAACACATCGACCACCCGATAGGTTTCAACGGTCTCGGAGAGCAACGAAATCTGTTCCGGTAAGGTTGTTTCCATCATCGCTATCCTGCAAGTTCGGGTTGATGTTGGGATATCCTAAAAACTGAACACAAAGTCAGTCCAACCTAGAAGATATGAACACCGACCCAGGGACGTCCACCGCAACACCGGCGTGTCGCTCCTAACGCATCGGTGCCAAATTCTCCAGAGACGATCGAGCAGTCGGCCGTCGTTCGGTAGCGCGCGACCGGCGCGGAACCCTTTGAATGTAGAAACACGACAGACTGCCACAAACACTGGTGCGTCCGACCACACGCTTCACCCCGCCCGAGCTCCGCTGAGCCTTCCGGCCCGGACCGCCCCCTGCCCCCCGGGCTGTCCGCCCCCCTCCCCTGCCAGACGCCCTCTGGCCTTGCAGGGGGTCCAACCCCCTCCCCTGCCAGACACCCTCTGGCATCGGAGCCTTAGTAAGCCTCCGGGACCAGAGGGCCTCTGGCATCGGAGCCTTAGTAAGCCTCCGGAACCAGAGAGCCTCTGCCGCCGGAGGGGGTCCAACCCCCTGCGAGGTGGAGCCACCTCCGAGCCCGCGCACAAAAGGCCCCCGGCATCGCGCGAGGGGCCTTGTTGAACGCAGGTCCGACGCCATGCTGTGTTTTATGGGAGAAGGGGCCGGGGTTCGCGATGTGGGTCGATTTGGGTGGGCGGCCGGGGAGGCGCGGGTTGTGATTGGGGGGGCAGGTAGTTGGGGAGCACCGGGGCGCTCGGCACCGTGCCTAGATTTCGCTCAGAGCACCCTTTGTACTCCGGGGTGCGGGCATTGATGCCTTAACGCGCTTCCCCCTTAGAAGGAGGTACTCCCGTGGCACACCAGAACACCATCGCCTTGATCTACAGCAGCCAGGAAGGCCAGACCGAGAAGATCGCCGGGCATCTGGCCGACTACTTTAAAAACAAAGCGTATCCCGTCGAACTTCTGGATGTGGACGACATCCCCGACGACTTCTCTGCGGACGCCTACGCCGGGGTGATTCTCGGCGGCTCCATTCATATCGGGCGTTTCTCAAAAACGCTGATACGTTTTGCCAAAGCGAATCGTCACGCGTTGAACCAGGTGGCAAACGCCTTCTTTTCGGTGAGCCTCTCGGCGGCCGGAGACGACGACGAGAGCCGCCAGGAGGTGCACCACTACTTCGACGTCTTTTGGGAAGCGACCGGCTGGCAGCCGATACTTATGGCGGCCTTCGCCGGCGCGATGCCCTTCTCGCGCTACGGCTTTATGAAACGCATGATCATGCGCTCGGCCGGGCGCCGGGCCGAAGGCGGCGAGAAACTCGATACGAGTAAAGACTACGAGTACACCGACTGGGCTTCGGTCGACGCCTTCGGCGACCATTTTATCGACCAGCTCGCGACCCGGCAGACCCACTCGGAAGCACCGAGTGCGCCGTGAGTGGAGCGCCGGGGGTTTGCGATGTTGGGAGTTGGTGCGGGACGTCGGGGTTCGCGGGTTGTGGTTAGGTGGTTGCGGGACGTAGGAGGTCCGCGAGGGTTGGGAGGTTTGTGGTTAGGTGGTTGTGGGGCGCCGGGGGTTCGCGATGTGGGTCGATTCGTAATGATCGGTTGGGGTTCGCGAGTTCGCGGTCGAGGTCGAGCCCCCCCGACGCACACCATCCTCAGAGCGCGTGCGCCAGCTCCCGCCAGGCTCCAATCTCCGGAATCCCCGGCTTGCGGGCCCCGAAGAAGAGGGCGATGACCTCGCCATCCTTATCGAAGACCTCCAGGGCGGTGACGTCGCCGTCGACGGTGGGTTTGGTGACCACCCAGGCCTGGGCGATGTCGCCGTCTTTGAGGTGCAGGTTAAACGCCGGGTCGAGCACGTTGAACCACTCTCCGGTGCGCACGAGCTTGTTGACCTGGCCGCTGTAGATCTGGATGCAGCCCTTGCTGCCCACGAACACCATGATGGGGAGCTCCTGCTCGCGGGCCTTCTCGAGCACGGTGACCGCGCTCTCGTTGCTGACCTTGCGGGCGTAGCCCTCGGGGGCCAGGCGCATGGCCTGGGTGCGGGTCACGCCGAACTCGCGCAGCATGCCGAAGAAGTCGTGGGTGTCTTGAAGCTCGCGCCAGGTCGTCTCAAAAGCCTCCCGATCGATCTCGGCGTCGGGAGTCTCCGGGTCTTTTGCTTTTTTGGTCTTCGCTTCCAGGTGGGGAGTCTGGTCGGCGGCGGTGTGCTCCTGAACGAAAGAATCCCAGGCGGCCTCGTCGCTCTTTTTGGTCAGGTAGACCTTGTGCACGGCGGTGCCGTCGATGTCGAAGAACTGCAGGCTCTTGCGCACGCCGTTGCGGAAGGGAACTTCCACCGCAAAGCCGTGATGCCAGGACCACATAAAGAGGCGCAGATCGATCATCGGGTTGAGCACAAGGCCAGCCTGCCCGTCAAAGGAGATATCTTCGTAGCGACCGTGCACCTCGTGCACCGCCGACGCGTTGCGGGTGAGCGCCATGACCTCACCAAAGGCCTCAAAGCCCTTGATCATCTCCTTAAAATCCCCCTCCAGGCGCACCACGCCCTGGCCTACCTGGCTGGCGAGGAGCTCGCCCTCGCTCACACCGAGGCGCTCGGCGGCGCGGCGAGCGCGGATGGTGGGCTCGTTCTCTTTGAGGGCGAGGAGCTGGTTGAGAAGGTGCGAGGATTCGGTGGTGTGGGTGTTTAGCATGGTGTTGCCTCCGTTGCTGGGTGAGTGCGTCGGTCCCCGAGCACGACGACCTGGAGGGCGCCGGTGCGGGGGTGGTCGACGATGTCGGCGTCGACCCCGAAGTGGGTTGCGAGTAGGTCGGTGGTTAAAACGTGGTGCGGGGCGCCGATGGCCTGAAGCTGCCCCCGAGCCATCAGGGCGATGGTGTCGGCGAAGCGGGCGGCCAGGTTGAGATCGTGCAGCACGCAGATCACGCCCACGCCCAGCTCGCAGAACTCCCGGGCGACCCGCAGCGCGGCGAAGGCGTGGGCGACATCGAGCTGGGAGGTAGGCTCGTCGAGCAGCAGGTAGCGCGGATCGTCACGCTCCGGGCCGACCTGGGCTAAGACACGCGCAACATGCACCCGCTGGCGCTCCCCGCCCGAGAGTGTGGTGTAGGCGCGCTCGGCCAGGTGCTCGATGCCCACAAGGCGCAGGCAATCCCGGGCGATCACCTCATCGA
The sequence above is drawn from the Lujinxingia sediminis genome and encodes:
- a CDS encoding flavodoxin domain-containing protein, coding for MAHQNTIALIYSSQEGQTEKIAGHLADYFKNKAYPVELLDVDDIPDDFSADAYAGVILGGSIHIGRFSKTLIRFAKANRHALNQVANAFFSVSLSAAGDDDESRQEVHHYFDVFWEATGWQPILMAAFAGAMPFSRYGFMKRMIMRSAGRRAEGGEKLDTSKDYEYTDWASVDAFGDHFIDQLATRQTHSEAPSAP
- a CDS encoding heme ABC transporter ATP-binding protein, producing the protein MSDLCAKSLSVRLGGNTIVENISLGVRPGEFLAVVGPSGAGKSTLLGALSGELRGESGQVELDDRALHRWRLDQLARKRALLPQSPALTFPFPVIDVVLMGRQPLNGGQPGRVDEVIARDCLRLVGIEHLAERAYTTLSGGERQRVHVARVLAQVGPERDDPRYLLLDEPTSQLDVAHAFAALRVAREFCELGVGVICVLHDLNLAARFADTIALMARGQLQAIGAPHHVLTTDLLATHFGVDADIVDHPRTGALQVVVLGDRRTHPATEATPC
- a CDS encoding HNH endonuclease, translating into MQEEGEFPLDRVDVEAMRPDDYVLLSTTQDRNGAKRWKLANDIRKRKDLGIKDRILLYLRHNVGEEVTGEELKYVARKGSEWARRVRELRTEEGWSISTRFSGRPDLAAGIYVLEDERQLPAHDRYISDSTRRQVLRRDSYQCQDCGWTYEEWNPSDPRHLELHHIEHHADGGSNTEGNLVTLCHVCHDVRHQLDG
- a CDS encoding hemin-degrading factor — encoded protein: MLNTHTTESSHLLNQLLALKENEPTIRARRAAERLGVSEGELLASQVGQGVVRLEGDFKEMIKGFEAFGEVMALTRNASAVHEVHGRYEDISFDGQAGLVLNPMIDLRLFMWSWHHGFAVEVPFRNGVRKSLQFFDIDGTAVHKVYLTKKSDEAAWDSFVQEHTAADQTPHLEAKTKKAKDPETPDAEIDREAFETTWRELQDTHDFFGMLREFGVTRTQAMRLAPEGYARKVSNESAVTVLEKAREQELPIMVFVGSKGCIQIYSGQVNKLVRTGEWFNVLDPAFNLHLKDGDIAQAWVVTKPTVDGDVTALEVFDKDGEVIALFFGARKPGIPEIGAWRELAHAL
- a CDS encoding PhnA domain-containing protein, giving the protein MTDARLTHDLVDRSGNICELCGAHHELAPFGVAPFEAESAEHAALLCAGCRTQISGEDAELDPTHWFCLQEAIWSPVAPVQVLSYRLLHRLAPRATWAADLLAQAYLPDEVLAWAEEGIHTPDDDAPRTLDSNGTELSEGDAVTLIKDLDVKGTSFVAKRGTLVKGIHLTDNPEHVEGRVNGTVIVLKTMFLKKA
- a CDS encoding DNA cytosine methyltransferase, which produces MMETTLPEQISLLSETVETYRVVDVFSGCGGMTLGFVKPTSTREEIHGRFEPVWAVDYDANAIDSYRANFDADGAHSVCADVRELFEAGVDVPAADVVIGGPPCQGFSLLNKKKAGDERRELWWYFMEAVRLSGARVVVMENVRQLISSPEFQQILERLRELGFAHVTAHVLTAADYGAPQLRHRTILMASRVGPISLPRPSHLNPSVLKNVSAQRREELGLRPWRTVKDAIGDLPEPEGDVVKRRGVHDLHVNRNPTAKSMERYKAVPPGGNRFDLLANRPDITPNCWKKKKSGGTDLFGRLWWDKPSVTVRTEFYKPEKGRYLHPVQHRPITLREGARLQSFPDDFVFCGKARNALSTQIGNAVPPLLAEAIANEVQRTLSGQTTKTYVDNTNALFQELLGEDVGKGYL